The following are from one region of the Alicyclobacillus fastidiosus genome:
- a CDS encoding DUF4912 domain-containing protein has translation MVKLDLYDDRWSRCSGRSRLVAMVKDPSTLFVYWEVDELSRRLVTDHFQCEWETLPLFLCVYDVTHRWFNGYNAPLVAKHRVSHDADNWYLHQLTPQHNYVVHLSTTTFHDQLFCILPSDAVKLPPNKIGPLEPQVQFVTPLPCTRADAVPELEERYPYAAVFDGYHVHSPEGINE, from the coding sequence TTGGTTAAATTAGACCTTTACGACGACCGCTGGTCCCGCTGCTCGGGGCGCAGTCGCCTTGTGGCGATGGTGAAGGACCCATCTACGTTGTTTGTGTACTGGGAAGTAGATGAGTTAAGCAGGCGCCTCGTGACCGATCATTTTCAGTGCGAGTGGGAAACTCTGCCCCTCTTTTTGTGCGTCTATGACGTCACGCATCGCTGGTTCAACGGGTACAATGCACCACTTGTGGCAAAGCATCGCGTATCACACGACGCGGACAATTGGTATCTTCATCAGTTGACGCCACAGCACAATTACGTAGTCCATCTCTCCACGACAACCTTCCACGACCAGCTATTTTGTATCCTACCTTCGGACGCAGTCAAACTTCCACCGAATAAAATAGGGCCCCTGGAACCACAGGTTCAATTTGTAACGCCTCTTCCCTGCACACGGGCTGACGCGGTTCCTGAACTGGAGGAACGGTATCCATATGCAGCCGTGTTTGACGGCTATCACGTACACTCGCCGGAGGGGATCAACGAATGA
- the groL gene encoding chaperonin GroEL (60 kDa chaperone family; promotes refolding of misfolded polypeptides especially under stressful conditions; forms two stacked rings of heptamers to form a barrel-shaped 14mer; ends can be capped by GroES; misfolded proteins enter the barrel where they are refolded when GroES binds): protein MAKEIRFGEEARRAMLRGVDALADAVKVTLGPKGRNVVLEKKFGSPLITNDGVTIAKEIELEDAYENMGAQLVKEVATKTNDVAGDGTTTATVLAQAMIREGLKNVAAGANPMVLRRGIDKAVATVVTEIANISKPVEGRENIAQVAAISAGAEEIGVLIAEAMEKVGNDGVITVEESKGFTTELEVVEGMQFDRGYISPYMVTDTDKMEAVLDEPYILITDKKVGNIQEILPVLERVVQSGRPLLLIAEDVEGEALATLVVNKIRGTFNAVAVKAPGFGDRRKAMLQDIAALTGGQVISEELGLELKNTSIEQLGRARQVRVSKENTIVVDGSGDRAEIAARISQIKNQIEETTSDFDREKLQERLAKLSGGVAVIKVGAATETELKERKLRIEDALNSTRAAVEEGIVPGGGTALVNVIKSLETISTEGDELTGVNLVRKALESPVRQIAENAGIEGSIIVERLKNEQVGLGYNAATGEWVDMLKAGIVDPAKVTRSAVQNAASVAASFLTTEAAVADKPEKEKAAPMPDMGGMGGMM, encoded by the coding sequence ATGGCAAAGGAAATCCGCTTTGGTGAAGAAGCGCGCCGCGCGATGCTGCGTGGTGTCGATGCACTGGCTGACGCCGTGAAGGTTACCCTTGGTCCTAAGGGCCGCAACGTCGTTTTGGAAAAGAAGTTTGGTTCCCCGCTCATCACGAATGACGGCGTGACCATCGCTAAGGAAATCGAACTGGAAGACGCGTACGAGAACATGGGCGCGCAACTGGTTAAAGAGGTTGCAACCAAGACGAACGACGTCGCTGGTGACGGTACCACAACGGCTACGGTTCTCGCGCAAGCGATGATCCGCGAAGGCTTGAAGAACGTCGCTGCAGGTGCGAACCCAATGGTTCTCCGCCGCGGCATCGACAAGGCCGTTGCAACGGTTGTCACGGAAATTGCAAACATCTCGAAGCCAGTTGAAGGCCGCGAGAACATCGCACAAGTTGCTGCAATCTCCGCTGGCGCTGAGGAGATTGGCGTACTCATCGCTGAAGCGATGGAGAAAGTCGGCAACGACGGCGTCATCACCGTTGAAGAATCCAAAGGGTTCACCACGGAGCTCGAAGTCGTTGAAGGCATGCAATTCGACCGCGGCTACATCTCCCCGTACATGGTTACGGACACCGACAAGATGGAAGCTGTGCTCGATGAGCCATACATCCTGATCACGGACAAAAAGGTTGGCAACATTCAAGAGATCCTTCCGGTTCTCGAGCGCGTCGTCCAATCTGGCCGCCCACTCCTCTTGATCGCTGAAGACGTCGAGGGCGAAGCTTTGGCAACGTTGGTTGTCAACAAGATTCGCGGCACGTTCAACGCCGTTGCTGTAAAGGCACCTGGCTTTGGCGACCGTCGCAAGGCGATGTTGCAAGATATCGCAGCACTCACCGGTGGTCAAGTCATCAGTGAGGAGCTCGGCCTTGAACTGAAGAACACGAGCATCGAGCAACTCGGTCGCGCTCGTCAAGTTCGCGTCAGCAAGGAAAACACAATCGTCGTTGATGGCAGTGGTGATCGCGCTGAAATCGCTGCTCGCATCAGCCAAATCAAGAACCAAATCGAAGAGACCACCTCGGATTTCGACCGCGAGAAACTGCAAGAGCGCTTGGCAAAACTGTCCGGCGGCGTCGCAGTCATCAAGGTTGGCGCTGCAACCGAGACCGAGTTGAAGGAACGCAAACTTCGCATCGAAGACGCGCTCAACTCCACGCGTGCAGCAGTTGAAGAGGGTATCGTCCCTGGCGGCGGTACGGCACTCGTCAACGTCATCAAGTCCCTCGAAACCATCTCCACGGAAGGCGACGAGTTGACGGGCGTAAACCTTGTTCGCAAGGCGCTCGAATCACCTGTCCGCCAGATCGCTGAGAACGCTGGTATCGAAGGCTCCATCATCGTTGAGCGCTTGAAGAACGAGCAAGTTGGCCTCGGCTACAACGCAGCGACGGGTGAATGGGTTGACATGTTGAAAGCTGGTATCGTTGACCCAGCTAAGGTTACGCGTTCTGCTGTGCAAAACGCAGCTAGCGTTGCAGCTTCCTTCCTCACGACGGAAGCAGCAGTTGCTGACAAACCGGAGAAGGAAAAAGCAGCTCCGATGCCTGACATGGGCGGAATGGGCGGCATGATGTAA
- the groES gene encoding co-chaperone GroES, giving the protein MLKPLADRVVVRPVEREEKTASGIFLPDNAKEKPQEGEILAVGPGKVEDGKRFELDVKVGDRVIFSKYAGTEIKVDNEEVLILRENDILAIVEK; this is encoded by the coding sequence ATGCTGAAGCCGCTCGCTGATCGCGTTGTGGTACGTCCAGTAGAACGTGAAGAAAAAACCGCTAGTGGCATTTTCCTTCCGGATAATGCAAAGGAAAAGCCGCAAGAAGGCGAAATCCTTGCAGTTGGCCCTGGGAAAGTAGAAGACGGTAAGCGCTTCGAACTCGATGTGAAAGTCGGAGACCGCGTGATTTTCTCGAAGTATGCTGGTACGGAAATCAAAGTGGACAACGAAGAAGTTTTGATTTTACGTGAAAACGACATCTTGGCAATCGTCGAGAAGTAA
- the mobB gene encoding molybdopterin-guanine dinucleotide biosynthesis protein B, with protein MTSPQVISVVGYQDAGKTQVVEALVRCMCASGLAVAVLKHDGHADAIAMPDWEKRGSDTARVAQAGARWTMVASRSGWLLHDWATAPSGVDDWLRTMLKTIDAEGAQVDVVIVEGAKMSHLPKIAVVAERSELRRLLDAGVADLVAVCWTREVLAEADVEIPQFHLSAIEELYTYLSKRNC; from the coding sequence ATGACTAGTCCGCAGGTCATCTCCGTCGTCGGCTATCAGGACGCGGGGAAGACGCAGGTCGTCGAGGCGTTGGTTCGGTGCATGTGCGCAAGTGGGCTCGCCGTAGCCGTGCTCAAGCACGATGGCCATGCCGACGCCATCGCGATGCCCGATTGGGAGAAGCGGGGCTCTGACACGGCCCGCGTCGCGCAGGCGGGGGCCCGGTGGACGATGGTGGCCAGCCGCAGTGGCTGGCTGCTGCACGACTGGGCGACCGCGCCTTCGGGTGTGGACGATTGGCTCCGGACGATGCTCAAGACGATTGACGCCGAGGGTGCGCAGGTGGATGTCGTGATCGTCGAGGGGGCGAAGATGAGCCACTTGCCGAAAATCGCCGTGGTGGCCGAGCGCTCTGAGTTGCGGCGCCTTCTTGATGCGGGGGTTGCAGATCTAGTCGCCGTCTGCTGGACTCGCGAGGTGCTCGCCGAGGCCGATGTCGAAATACCGCAGTTCCACCTGTCGGCAATTGAAGAGTTATATACATATCTGTCGAAACGAAACTGCTAA
- a CDS encoding molybdopterin-binding protein: MKRREIRVEDAVGLQLAHDMTRIVPGEFKGRQFRRGHVVREEDIPMLLDMGKRHIYVLELEPGELHEDDAAQQMAKALAGPGLVHSAVEEGKVVLRAKHDGMLWIDARRVVTMNGIEHISISTRRPYMHVRAGQSVASVRPIPLVIGQDKIRAVELIAEETWGGRSIIDVLPYRDQQVHIVTTGSEIQSGRVEDKSGPVLRAKFAEFGIEVKDQQFVGDEQEDIVSAIVSACDQGATLVCVTGGMSVDPDDRSPGAIRAAATEVVSHGTPVIPGSMLMLAYRERTAIFGLPGAVIHDARTSFDVLLPRILAGARVRKRDIAMLAIGGWLND; this comes from the coding sequence TTGAAACGTCGTGAGATTCGAGTAGAAGACGCTGTCGGGTTGCAGTTGGCACACGATATGACGCGAATCGTTCCAGGTGAATTTAAAGGACGTCAATTTCGGCGCGGGCACGTCGTGCGGGAAGAGGACATCCCGATGCTGCTGGACATGGGGAAGCGCCACATCTACGTGCTCGAACTGGAGCCTGGTGAACTGCACGAGGACGACGCGGCCCAGCAAATGGCCAAGGCGCTCGCTGGTCCGGGTCTCGTTCACTCCGCTGTGGAGGAGGGGAAGGTGGTCCTGCGCGCCAAGCACGACGGCATGCTGTGGATTGACGCGCGCCGCGTCGTGACGATGAATGGCATTGAGCACATCTCCATCTCGACCCGCCGTCCCTACATGCACGTGCGCGCGGGCCAGTCGGTCGCAAGCGTCCGCCCGATTCCACTCGTCATCGGCCAAGACAAAATCCGGGCGGTCGAGTTGATCGCCGAAGAGACCTGGGGCGGACGCAGCATTATCGACGTGCTGCCCTACCGCGACCAACAGGTCCACATCGTGACGACGGGCAGTGAAATTCAGAGTGGCCGGGTAGAGGACAAGTCGGGGCCCGTGCTGCGGGCGAAGTTTGCAGAGTTCGGCATTGAAGTGAAGGATCAGCAGTTTGTGGGGGACGAGCAGGAGGACATCGTTTCCGCCATCGTTTCGGCCTGTGACCAGGGGGCGACGCTCGTCTGTGTCACGGGTGGGATGTCGGTCGATCCCGACGACCGCTCACCGGGTGCCATCCGCGCTGCCGCCACCGAGGTGGTGTCCCACGGAACGCCGGTGATCCCTGGTTCGATGCTCATGCTGGCCTACCGGGAGCGGACGGCGATCTTCGGTTTGCCCGGCGCCGTTATCCACGATGCGAGGACGTCGTTCGACGTATTGCTGCCGAGGATCTTGGCCGGTGCGCGCGTGCGCAAGCGGGACATCGCCATGCTCGCGATCGGCGGCTGGCTCAATGACTAG
- a CDS encoding NTP transferase domain-containing protein, with the protein MSVVVAGGRSRRMEPLGNKLLLPRSPSSPPILTHVVTTAAKVSDSVVIAYADEHVKEAIASELAPEDAWKVHWQRDEAPESGPLVALAAIFPLLQALGADRVVVVAGDLPGVTADVLVRCRDALADSEADCAAIERSGRLQPLLACYRTTAGQAFVEAVEDGQTRLMSAVEKLCVVRVRMGERTPEWRVRPVHTPQDYDAWLAWRDSFETS; encoded by the coding sequence ATGAGCGTCGTCGTAGCCGGAGGGCGAAGTCGACGGATGGAGCCCTTGGGAAACAAGTTGCTGTTACCGCGGTCGCCATCCTCCCCACCCATATTGACTCACGTCGTCACCACGGCGGCCAAGGTGAGCGATAGCGTCGTGATCGCCTACGCCGACGAACACGTCAAGGAGGCTATCGCAAGCGAGCTCGCCCCTGAGGACGCGTGGAAAGTTCACTGGCAACGAGATGAAGCTCCGGAATCCGGACCCTTAGTCGCCCTTGCCGCCATCTTTCCTTTGCTGCAAGCGTTGGGAGCGGACAGGGTGGTTGTGGTGGCGGGCGACTTGCCGGGGGTCACGGCGGACGTTCTGGTGCGGTGCCGGGACGCCTTGGCGGATTCCGAAGCGGATTGCGCCGCTATTGAGCGGAGTGGTCGCTTGCAGCCTTTGCTGGCATGTTACCGCACCACGGCGGGACAGGCCTTCGTCGAGGCGGTGGAAGACGGGCAGACGCGTTTGATGAGCGCGGTGGAGAAGCTTTGCGTCGTCCGCGTCCGGATGGGCGAAAGGACGCCGGAGTGGCGCGTGCGCCCCGTGCACACCCCACAAGATTACGATGCTTGGTTGGCTTGGAGGGATTCGTTTGAAACGTCGTGA
- a CDS encoding 5-formyltetrahydrofolate cyclo-ligase, whose amino-acid sequence MTVTAALLAVEAGNSLSVELEKDHLRQVLKRDRMSLTENERRIAEAAICSAILNFCDGHTRSARTGVKPCTIGLYAAVRAEVDVLACFSKLRERGWIVAYPKVLNVWGQMDMFAVESPRDLLPGQFGILEPDARALAVDPADLDILLVPGLGFTPTGWRLGYGGGFYDRYLSRTRPGLRTIGIAFGVQLRAALPVSEHDQRLDYLITEQGVVDCWK is encoded by the coding sequence GTGACGGTGACCGCCGCTCTTTTGGCAGTGGAAGCTGGGAATTCGTTGTCTGTCGAACTCGAAAAAGATCATTTGCGACAGGTCCTAAAACGCGATAGGATGAGTTTAACAGAAAATGAGAGACGTATTGCAGAGGCGGCTATCTGTTCGGCCATCCTCAATTTTTGTGACGGGCATACTCGCAGTGCGCGAACAGGCGTGAAGCCGTGTACGATTGGTCTGTACGCAGCTGTCCGCGCGGAAGTAGATGTGTTAGCATGTTTTTCCAAATTGCGGGAGCGAGGCTGGATTGTCGCTTATCCGAAGGTTCTGAACGTTTGGGGGCAAATGGACATGTTCGCGGTCGAGTCACCGCGGGACCTTCTGCCTGGCCAGTTTGGAATTCTCGAACCCGACGCGCGCGCTCTCGCAGTAGACCCAGCGGACTTAGATATCCTCTTGGTGCCAGGACTCGGTTTTACACCCACCGGCTGGCGGCTTGGCTATGGCGGTGGGTTCTATGATCGATATTTGTCGCGAACCAGGCCAGGGCTACGCACCATCGGCATCGCGTTTGGCGTTCAACTGCGCGCCGCACTGCCCGTATCAGAGCACGATCAACGTTTAGACTACCTCATCACGGAACAGGGTGTGGTCGACTGTTGGAAATGA
- a CDS encoding phosphatase PAP2 family protein — MATPKFSLPAGFGWQYHAILWLQSFHTPILDKVAMVMSYLGTESFYLIILPMIMLVFSRQFGLRMTYVFLTSMFFNAWLKSVIQIARPIGVPGIRSGYVSSATGLSMPSGHAQGAMTLYAAVVRPFSNRVLRYLLLLVVLCIGISRIYLGLHWPMDVFVGWLLGLVIGSSGWQIGRWWSYREIPWHFALLFAVLFPAVLFYFNHDPLGAEYATYLFAVGTGAVLERRFVHSRIDGVWWKRICAGVLGLGGIVAIQWLLQGAAADLPGRLLRDLLDGWWVTVGAPWAFLKLNVYQINAEELAR, encoded by the coding sequence ATGGCGACTCCAAAGTTTTCGCTGCCCGCTGGCTTTGGTTGGCAGTACCACGCGATTCTATGGCTTCAATCGTTTCATACACCGATTTTGGACAAAGTCGCAATGGTGATGTCCTACCTTGGGACGGAGTCATTCTATCTCATCATCTTACCGATGATCATGCTTGTGTTCAGCCGCCAATTCGGATTGCGGATGACTTATGTATTTTTGACCAGTATGTTCTTCAACGCCTGGCTCAAGTCCGTCATTCAAATCGCCCGCCCCATTGGCGTTCCAGGTATCCGATCCGGTTATGTCAGCTCAGCGACAGGATTGTCGATGCCAAGCGGTCACGCCCAGGGGGCGATGACCCTGTACGCTGCTGTCGTTCGCCCCTTCTCCAACCGGGTTCTGCGCTATCTGCTGTTGCTAGTCGTTCTTTGCATTGGCATCTCGCGGATCTATCTTGGCCTACACTGGCCGATGGACGTTTTCGTCGGCTGGCTGCTCGGCCTCGTGATTGGCTCTAGCGGCTGGCAAATTGGCCGTTGGTGGAGCTATCGCGAGATCCCGTGGCATTTTGCGCTTTTATTTGCTGTGCTGTTCCCGGCTGTCTTATTCTATTTTAACCATGATCCGCTGGGCGCTGAATACGCGACGTATCTCTTCGCTGTGGGCACTGGTGCAGTGCTCGAACGCCGATTCGTCCACAGTCGGATCGACGGCGTCTGGTGGAAGCGAATTTGTGCCGGCGTCCTCGGCTTAGGGGGAATAGTTGCGATACAATGGTTATTGCAAGGCGCTGCGGCGGATTTGCCTGGTCGGCTGTTGCGCGACCTGCTCGATGGCTGGTGGGTAACCGTCGGCGCGCCATGGGCCTTTTTGAAACTCAACGTCTATCAAATTAATGCAGAAGAGCTGGCCAGGTGA
- a CDS encoding ATP-binding cassette domain-containing protein has product MIVLQVSHVKKSYDTVDVLHDASLMVRLGDKLGLVGRNGAGKSTLVRIVTGQEQPDSGHVTWREGTTVGYVSQFVDPPEHSTVYSFVAQARAHLEKMEQNLRKYEQQMADPDVYQDEARFEQLSTAYDTLSRRFQDEGGYAWQTDIRRVLSGLQFPREMHEMPVSSLSGGQKTRLSLARLLAAQPDLLVLDEPTNYLDTETLTWLEQFLKGYSGSVLVVSHDRYFLDEITTHTVELEQGVTTSYTGNYEAYMEQKVEARLRQAKQFAQQQEEIAKIELFVAKNLARASTTKRAQSRRKMLERMERFDQPEGDQANVHLAFAADRPSGRDVLRVSDVSIGYEEHVLANNVSFRLERGMRLAVLGPNGAGKSTLMKTLLLQIEPLRGAIDVGQHVQVGYYDQEQSDLDPTKTVLSQVWDEHPQMDRTTVRSALAQFLFRGNDVDKPVAGLSGGERSRLNLCRLMLQRANTLFMDEPTNHLDIPSKEALEAALVDYDGTLLFISHDRYFIDAIATHVGILSKDGLTLYIGNYTDYREKLAENDRIQEIEADSSNKSAKGAPPTAQGNAKSGVKPAAKQEHGPTRRRIRSSDVRKAQEAVERFEQLSTACEVEMEQVATALSEAAQNQDLTRLYELEAQLKDLQARHEDALLRWEQASLDLEQLERDLAAEDVN; this is encoded by the coding sequence ATGATTGTTTTGCAAGTAAGTCATGTGAAAAAGAGTTACGACACCGTGGATGTCCTTCACGATGCTTCATTAATGGTTCGGCTTGGAGATAAGTTGGGGCTTGTCGGTCGCAATGGGGCGGGCAAATCGACGCTCGTTCGCATTGTCACGGGGCAGGAGCAGCCCGATTCTGGGCATGTGACCTGGCGTGAAGGGACGACGGTCGGCTACGTGTCCCAATTTGTCGATCCGCCCGAGCACTCGACCGTCTACAGTTTCGTCGCGCAAGCTCGCGCGCACTTGGAGAAGATGGAGCAGAATCTGCGCAAATACGAGCAGCAGATGGCGGACCCGGACGTGTATCAGGACGAGGCGCGCTTTGAACAGTTGAGCACTGCCTACGATACGTTGTCGAGGCGCTTTCAAGACGAAGGCGGCTACGCGTGGCAGACCGACATCCGCCGCGTTCTGTCAGGTCTTCAGTTCCCCAGAGAAATGCACGAGATGCCTGTCTCTTCCCTGAGCGGAGGGCAGAAGACGCGCCTCTCACTCGCGCGGCTTTTAGCAGCCCAACCGGACCTCCTCGTCCTCGACGAGCCGACAAACTATCTCGACACCGAGACTTTGACGTGGCTCGAGCAGTTTCTCAAGGGCTATTCAGGCAGTGTCTTGGTGGTTTCTCACGATCGCTACTTTTTAGACGAGATCACGACGCATACCGTCGAGTTGGAGCAGGGGGTCACCACGAGCTACACCGGCAATTACGAGGCGTATATGGAACAGAAGGTGGAAGCCCGCCTCCGGCAGGCGAAGCAGTTTGCGCAGCAACAGGAGGAGATCGCGAAGATCGAGTTGTTCGTCGCGAAAAATCTGGCACGCGCCTCCACGACCAAACGTGCGCAGAGTCGTCGCAAGATGCTGGAACGGATGGAACGATTTGACCAACCTGAGGGCGATCAGGCGAATGTCCATCTCGCGTTTGCCGCAGACAGACCGTCGGGGCGAGACGTCTTACGCGTATCCGATGTGTCCATCGGCTATGAAGAACACGTGCTGGCGAACAACGTGTCCTTCCGGCTAGAACGCGGCATGAGACTCGCCGTGCTCGGCCCCAACGGGGCTGGAAAGAGCACATTGATGAAGACGCTGCTGCTCCAGATAGAGCCCCTTCGCGGAGCCATCGACGTCGGACAACACGTACAAGTCGGGTACTACGACCAGGAACAGTCCGACCTCGATCCGACGAAGACGGTCCTCAGCCAGGTCTGGGACGAGCATCCACAGATGGACCGTACGACCGTGCGCAGCGCGCTCGCGCAGTTTCTCTTCCGCGGCAACGACGTCGATAAACCGGTGGCGGGGCTCAGCGGTGGTGAACGCAGCCGCCTCAACCTGTGCCGACTGATGTTACAACGCGCGAACACCCTGTTCATGGACGAGCCGACCAACCATCTGGACATCCCCAGCAAAGAGGCGCTCGAGGCAGCCCTGGTGGATTACGACGGCACACTCTTATTCATCTCGCACGACCGCTACTTTATTGACGCTATTGCGACACACGTGGGGATTTTGTCGAAAGATGGATTAACTCTATACATCGGCAACTACACGGATTATCGAGAGAAGTTGGCGGAGAATGACCGAATTCAAGAAATTGAAGCGGATAGCAGCAACAAGTCTGCCAAAGGAGCGCCGCCAACCGCACAGGGAAACGCCAAAAGTGGTGTCAAACCCGCCGCCAAGCAAGAGCATGGGCCGACGCGCCGGCGCATCCGCTCCTCTGACGTACGCAAGGCACAGGAGGCTGTGGAGCGCTTCGAGCAGTTATCCACAGCCTGTGAAGTGGAAATGGAACAAGTCGCTACTGCGCTGTCTGAAGCCGCGCAAAACCAGGATTTGACCCGCCTCTACGAGCTCGAAGCACAGTTAAAAGACCTACAAGCGCGCCACGAGGATGCACTCCTGCGGTGGGAGCAGGCGTCGCTGGACCTCGAGCAGTTAGAGCGAGATTTGGCGGCAGAGGACGTCAACTAA
- the tsaD gene encoding tRNA (adenosine(37)-N6)-threonylcarbamoyltransferase complex transferase subunit TsaD yields MIILGIETSCDETSAALVRDGRELLSEVTATQMEIHAAFGGVVPEVASRHHVEDITRVVENAFRDAAMTWADVDAIAVTCGPGLLGSLLVGVSAAKGYALATGKPLIGVHHIAGHVAAATLGTDVRPPFLCLVVSGGHTELLTVDEQFCFTKLGGTRDDAAGEAYDKVARLLGLSYPGGPKVDKLAFAGNGEAYAFPRGLLDEEGYDFSFSGLKSAVNNALTKQRNRREEISVEDVCASFQNAVIDVLVEKTRRALRHTGYTRLVVAGGVAANRGLRVRLGEFGEREGIDVVFPPLRWCTDNAAMIASAGYYRAQQGKESDLSLNAYAQLPLDTWQSWK; encoded by the coding sequence TTGATCATTCTAGGCATTGAAACGAGTTGTGATGAAACGTCCGCGGCCCTGGTGCGAGACGGCAGGGAATTGCTGAGCGAGGTCACCGCCACGCAGATGGAGATCCACGCCGCGTTTGGCGGAGTCGTCCCCGAAGTCGCCTCGAGACACCACGTCGAGGACATCACGCGCGTCGTCGAGAACGCATTCCGGGATGCCGCGATGACCTGGGCGGACGTGGACGCCATAGCCGTCACTTGTGGGCCGGGGCTGCTCGGATCCCTCCTCGTCGGCGTCTCGGCCGCCAAAGGGTATGCACTCGCTACTGGGAAACCACTGATTGGTGTCCACCACATCGCAGGCCACGTCGCAGCGGCGACGCTTGGAACCGACGTGCGCCCGCCCTTTCTTTGTTTGGTCGTGTCTGGCGGCCACACAGAGTTGTTGACTGTGGACGAGCAGTTTTGCTTTACGAAATTAGGCGGAACCCGAGACGATGCTGCGGGGGAGGCGTACGACAAGGTCGCACGTCTGCTCGGGCTGTCCTACCCAGGTGGGCCGAAAGTGGACAAGTTGGCCTTCGCGGGCAATGGGGAGGCGTACGCGTTTCCGCGTGGTCTGTTGGACGAAGAAGGATACGATTTCAGTTTTAGCGGCTTGAAATCTGCTGTCAACAACGCCTTGACCAAGCAGCGAAATCGACGCGAGGAAATCTCTGTGGAGGACGTCTGCGCAAGCTTTCAGAACGCTGTCATCGACGTCTTGGTGGAGAAGACCAGGCGGGCGCTTCGTCACACGGGCTACACGCGATTGGTGGTGGCAGGGGGCGTCGCAGCCAATCGTGGACTTCGCGTTCGGCTTGGCGAGTTTGGCGAACGGGAGGGCATTGATGTCGTCTTTCCGCCTCTGCGCTGGTGTACGGACAACGCTGCAATGATTGCGAGCGCAGGTTACTACCGCGCGCAACAGGGCAAGGAGAGCGACTTGTCGCTCAACGCCTACGCGCAATTGCCCCTCGACACTTGGCAGTCGTGGAAGTGA
- the rimI gene encoding ribosomal protein S18-alanine N-acetyltransferase produces MLLQDLDDVLHVEHRAFTAPWSRAAFLGELVENRLARYVVAELDGRVIGYGGLWMILDEGHVTNIAVDPDFRGRKLGEKLLRTLMSMCAASGGRKMTLEVRVSNTVAQNLYRKYGFERVGLRKGYYTDNREDAIIMWVDLPPMDSVKAGGELI; encoded by the coding sequence ATGCTGCTCCAGGATCTCGACGACGTGCTGCACGTCGAGCACCGCGCCTTTACCGCCCCGTGGTCGCGGGCTGCGTTTCTCGGTGAACTGGTCGAGAATCGGCTCGCCCGCTACGTTGTGGCGGAGCTCGACGGCCGCGTCATCGGCTATGGCGGGCTGTGGATGATCCTCGACGAAGGACATGTCACGAATATCGCAGTCGATCCCGATTTTCGCGGCCGCAAACTAGGCGAAAAGTTACTTCGCACTTTAATGTCGATGTGCGCGGCGAGCGGTGGTCGCAAGATGACCTTAGAAGTGCGCGTGTCGAATACCGTCGCCCAAAACCTCTATCGGAAGTACGGATTTGAACGGGTCGGCCTGCGCAAGGGATATTACACGGACAATCGCGAGGACGCCATTATCATGTGGGTCGACTTACCGCCGATGGACAGTGTGAAGGCCGGGGGAGAACTGATTTGA